The Bradyrhizobium oligotrophicum S58 genome contains the following window.
GCCACGGCTTATATTTTGCGAACGCCTTCCCAACGGCGACTCCGATAACGACCCGAGGGTTAGGGATCTCCAGCGAGAAAGCGCTTTCGCTCGCATCATCCCGCCAGACAAATGCTATCGAACCTGCCGAGTCATCTACCTCGATTTGCGGCAACACCGAACTGGTCGGCAGATATCCAGCCACGCGCAAAGCCGCGTCAATCAATTCCGAGGACGGCAAGATGGAATCTTCCGCGTGCGGCAGCTCAGGAATCCGCGCCAACCGATGGGCAATTCTGACGGTGAGATCAGGCGTACCCAACCAGGATATAATCCCATTATGCTCCAACTGACGAACGATGGTTCGCTTCGTCCAATAACCCGCTACGTGCGGCATAGGTTGGCAGAAGCTGTACTGGGCCGCCGCCGTCGTTGTGAGCGATCGCGTGGGGCTGACCAGCGTGCAGAGAGCGGTCAGGTTCGGTTCTGCAAAGGTTTTGGGCCAACCAACATGCTGAGACTCCTTCGAGGAGGGCAGCATGACCTGCCTGTTGGTCGGGTCATAGAGACCAGCAACTTTGTCGGTAAAGCTCGCGATGGTCGAGGACAGGATCGAAAAGACCTGGGCTTCAAGCAAACCTGATTCATTCTGCTCGAAGTCATGGTCAAGCTCGACGACGGCGTCGACATCGAAGTCGGCGTCATAAGAGAACATCTGCAACCGACGGGGCGCTGCGACGACCGAGCCTGAGATCAGGGTTGATGGTCCAATCGTTGCGCTCCCGCGGGTGCCGATGTTTGCAACAAGCGACTCGCCAGCCGCCTCGCCAATGTCGCTGTGACTCCAAGAGTCATCCAAGTCATGCTGCGCGAGCCAATCAGCCTTGACGCGTCGAGCCCCACCTAACCCGAATTTCCAGGCATTGGCTTGAGACGTCGACTGCATCACCGCTTCACCTTTATGCGCGCCTGCATCTCGTCCGTCAGTATGGATTGGAGTATTGCCTTGTTCGCCTCGTGCATGACCGGCATCTCTCCAGCGATCATGCCCTGGAGGGCATCATCATTCGATGAAACGAATTGAATGGGTTGTGAAGGACGAAACAACTGATTGTGCTGAACAACTACTCTTAGCTGCTCGTCAGGAACGCCTGGGATGCTGAGGTCCTCGCCAACTCCAGTTCGAACATCGACATTTAGTTGATTCAAGGTTGCCCCCAAAGGCCGATCGATGAACCAACCAGTATGCGAGTGCCAAAGGCGGCCTTTCGAGAACGCCGATGACGGAATCTCTTCGTTCGCTTTGAAAAGATGCGAGTAATCAGGTTTGTCTGCGGTCTCATCGAAGATAAAAACGTCAGAGACCGACAGGGCTATGCTCTGAACCGTCGTCGGCTTGGTCTGATCGAGCGCAGCCGACATAAGTCGACCCACCGTCGACAAGATATCCCGAGCCTTGTCCCACGTAGGTTGCCAACGCGTGTAGAGTGTTGTCGTCACTCTGATCTCGGTTCCGAACAGGCTCAACACCCAGCTCGCGCTTCCATCCGGCCGCTTATGAGAAAATTCAACACCCCTGAGTATCCGGTTTTGAGGCGCCCCGGTCGCAGGATTAATCACGATATCGAGCGCCTGCGGGAGATCAATTGCCGGCAGATCACGGCGCCAATCGGGATCCCGTTTGATCAAGGTTTCCAAGATCGGCCAAGGAATCGGCTGACTCAGCCCGATCGCGAAGCTCGCGCTCTGTATCGCGTGGTCTTCGTTGATCGGCTTGAAAGGCATCATTCTCACTCTGGCAGGCGAATCGTCGTACCATGCCGTCTGCAAGCCCGTCCACCGGAACGGACCGCTTTTCCAGCAAGAGATATGACCTCGCAGCGGGAGCACAAGGCCTTAGCGAGGTGCAAACCCACTGTAACCGACTGAAGTTAATCAAATTTTCCTCAACGCAATCTTGCGTAGATGGAAACATTCTATACAACGCGGCGGAGTTGGCTCATTCAACTAAAGTACGGGGCGGGCCGTACGGCACGCCCGATACAAGA
Protein-coding sequences here:
- a CDS encoding TIGR04255 family protein; translation: MMPFKPINEDHAIQSASFAIGLSQPIPWPILETLIKRDPDWRRDLPAIDLPQALDIVINPATGAPQNRILRGVEFSHKRPDGSASWVLSLFGTEIRVTTTLYTRWQPTWDKARDILSTVGRLMSAALDQTKPTTVQSIALSVSDVFIFDETADKPDYSHLFKANEEIPSSAFSKGRLWHSHTGWFIDRPLGATLNQLNVDVRTGVGEDLSIPGVPDEQLRVVVQHNQLFRPSQPIQFVSSNDDALQGMIAGEMPVMHEANKAILQSILTDEMQARIKVKR